GGCCAGCTGCACCCTAGCCTGCCCCAGATGCTCCTGAGGGATCTGAAAACCCTGGGAGACTGGTTCCGTCTCTGTAGGTTCCCACTGCAACTGAGTCAGTATGGACACATCgcccatgcacacacaacttGATGTTATACTTGCACACACTCTGGTCATCCCTGCCTGAGCTGCACAGCAGGCAAGAACACCATAGAGTAAGGTGGGCTCTGGTCAGTCTCAGTGATTTTACCCTCAAGGTTAGTCTTTAAGCACTATCCTGATCCTtgtttcggtttttcgagacagaatttctctgtagctttggagcctgtcctggaacttgctatgtagactaggctggcctcgaactcacagacatgtgcctgcctctgcctcccaagtgctgggattaaaggtgtgtgtcatcacagcCTGGTGCTCAGTCATTCTTGGAGTCAACAGCCCCAAGAGGGGAAGACCAATGTCCCCACAGTCCTGCCAATTTCAGGGTGGTTGGCTTGGCCACCTCCTTTCTCTGTGAGCACTGTTATATGTAACTGAGGTCACATGATGTGTGTTcacatttatttacatgtattcaTATCCGTGGCTGTAGTAAGGTTTCTGTATATCCTTAAACCCACCACAGACATTTGAAGGTTTCATTATTCTCCAGCACCTGGTGCTGCCTGTGGCTCTCTACCTAAGCAGCTGGCCAGCGAGCATGGCTCCTGTAACTGACTAGTGGCCTACGGAGAAAGTGTCCACTTAGGTTTCAGTTAAGCATTCACACAAACAGCACCTCACTCGGGACTGGATACCtagccctggcttccctggcCAGAGCATGGGGAAGATGCCTCATTACCTGGGTCTCCACAAACATGGCCATATCCATGAACATCTCGTGTAGCTCTCGGATGCTGCTCTCCAGCTTCATGATGTCTTTGTGACGTGACTCGATCTCGTTGAGAGCTTGCCTAGTAATTTGTGAATCCGATATAATCTTcggaaggcagaagaaaaagtATTACTAACTCCAGGCTGGCTGGTAAGTTAAAGGCAAAAGTGCCCGTCTACATTAAGTGTGTTGATGTACGGCTGTGGCACTCACATCCGAGATGAAGATGGACGGCTTCCCGCTCTCCAGCATCTCCTCCAGCTCATCGTCTGTGGTGGTCCTCCCAGCTGAGGGGCAATGGGAACTGCACTGAGGATGCAGCGTGGGACGCAGCCAGGGATCGTCAACTAAGGGATCACTAAGCTCTGACTGAGCCATTAGCCTCATCCACAGAGTTTCCCTGCCCTTTCTAAGATCCCTTCCTGGGCAGGCTAATGTGGCGGAAATGTGACCGCAATGTGTCACAAACCCACCCTGGTATTACAGAGGAGCAGCCGTGCCTCTCCTACAGGTTCATCACAGGCTTCAGGACAGAAGCAGCTAGCCTGAAGGTGGCATGTGACAAACACATGGGAGGTCATCTCCCAGCCAGGCAGGAGGGGCTGCAGTATACAGAAGGGCCTCAAGCTTTGCATATGTGACTGATGTACAAGCGCCAGCAGCTATGAGCAACTCAGCAccggctccccacccccaactctgaACACATCTGGCTGACACTAGGCCCAGGCATTAGAAAAGGGTTTCCGGTTTATGGTGCAGCTGAAGGTGTGAAGGATCCTTGAAGAGTGTCTGCCACACTCTCCCTACTCACTGATCTCTAGCTGGCGCTGGATGCGGCCTTTGCTTTGCTCCCGAAACAGGATCTGCGCTTCGTTGTATTCTGTCATGACGTCCACAAATTTCCGTGACAGCACCGAGTGCTAGAACATGGAAAACACGGTGTTTAGTGTATGAGAGTCATTCCTTCCTTTGTAAGAGGTAAAACCTATGACTGGAAAGCTCAGACCGTTACTCTTTTTCAGTAGAAAATAAGAGCAAAAGCAGCAATGGAAGCTGTATGACCTGAGGTCACCAGGCCGTAgtaacacacacctataatcccagcactcaggagggagaggcaggcagatctctgcgtttaaggtcagcctggtctacacagtgagctccaggccaactaggactacatagtgagactatgtctcaaaaaaacaaaacaaaatgccaccAACAACACCAACAAATAATCTGGGGCCTACAGCAATCAGCTGACTTCTGGAGGTGAGCATTATGGGAAGCTGAATCCAGCTGGCAGTCACATGGACTGCCTTGAGCTGGCAGGCTTGTTCACACAGCACTGAACTTCCCAGGTCTCAACCATAAACCCCCAAACAATTAAGACCAAACCACTAACATCCAGATGATTCAGCTGGTCCCCTGCTCTGCAGCACAGACTGTGTGGGTTTCTGAGGTGTCACTTCACAGTGAAGAGACGCAACCCATGTGCAGACAGACAGTGAGGGAGGGCAGACATGACAAAAAGATGCAACAGCTAGGCTCAGATGTGGCTCAATGACAGAGCTCTTGCTGAGCACATGCAGGGcaccagattcaattcccagcacaataAACAAATGGAATTGCTTTGGATTTGGACAAAGGGAGATGCTGTTCTTCCACATCGCCTCAATCTAACTGAGGCTGGAAGGCTGACCTGGGTCCTTCGTATCCGCAGGTCCACTGACGTTCGGTTCCCACTCTCGTCCTGATCACAACTCTGCTCGATAGCTAGAAGGAAGCAGGGCAGAGTCACCCAAGTATGACAGCAGTCTCAGGATGGCCTCAATTTTCCCCATAAAACTAAAGAACAGGTGATATCTTAAAATAATGCTctaaagcagtggctctcaaccttcctaatgctgagaccctttaatacagttcctcatgttgtactgACTCCTAACCATAACATCatttttgttattactttataactgcaattttgctactgttgtgaattgtaatgtaaatacctgatatgcaggctATCTAATATGTGACCCTatgaaagggttatttgacccccaaagaggtcaagacccacaggttgagaatcactgttctagttaccaaaagaaATGTTTATAACACTGTACACATAGGTATTCAATGACAGACATGTAGACAGACATGCACAaacttgtgtgtacacacattaaCACCcatgtaaacacatatatacaaataccaACATACCAGTATGCACATACTTGCATACATataatgtatgcatacacacccaAATCATAAAGACATGTATATAGAAAAATGCGTAAAaaaccaaacacatacacaaatatgcatacagGTGTGTGATTGTGCAGGGgccttgtgtgtttgtgtttatgcatttgtatgtttgtgttcgTATGTATGCGTTTGTATATCCACATTTGTCTCTGTTGCTCTggctgtttgcatgtgtgtgcatcggTGTTTGTAAGTAGTTGGTGTGTATTTGGGGTGTGCCAGGTGTCTTTAAACACCCAGTCACTGTAATGAGTCTGAATTAGATATTGAGTGGTTGTATTCTTGGGAACAACATTGTTTTTAAGGTGCACACTCTCAGGGTCGGCCTTGAGATCAGTGGGGAGCACACTAGGACCTGGGCAACACGTCTGCCACCATGAAGTTGCTGTCCCTGAGAAGAGGGTGTGACATGCAGAGATGAGATTTGCTCCTTTtgatgtgtctctgtgagttaaacACGTCTTCCTCACAGATCAAGGAAGGCAACTTCTATTTAAGTACTGTGCAGAAAGCCACAGCCCTCACCCAGGCCAGGTGTCATGCTGAACGCAGAGCCCCATGATCTCAGCTGGGCCGATGTCAAGTGTGTGCCGGCTGGAACTGCAGGTAGGGGGTGCTGCAGAGagccctccctcccctgctgCTCAGCCAGtgtccctcccacctcccaccccagacCTGGGATAGAACCTTGGGAGTGGAGAAGGAGGGGACCACAATGCAGCCCCTCCCTGATCTCTCCAATGGTATTACGTGGATGGTAGTGTAAGTGTGCATCTCTCTactgctgtgggggtgggggggtcaagGTTGGGTTTTCGGAGTCATGAAAGCCCTAGTTTGGAATTAAAGCAAGTGACATGGATTTGGAATTGTCCGGAGGCTCACGGGTCACTTCACCGCACCCAGCCTTTTCAGCAGTTTCTTGCCTCTGGagagcagcccttttttctttttcg
The Chionomys nivalis chromosome 3, mChiNiv1.1, whole genome shotgun sequence genome window above contains:
- the LOC130870913 gene encoding syntaxin-2-like isoform X2 translates to MTEYNEAQILFREQSKGRIQRQLEITGRTTTDDELEEMLESGKPSIFISDIISDSQITRQALNEIESRHKDIMKLESSIRELHEMFMDMAMFVETQGEMVNNIERNVMNAADYVEHAKEETKKAIKYQSKARATTE
- the LOC130870913 gene encoding syntaxin-2-like isoform X1 yields the protein MTEYNEAQILFREQSKGRIQRQLEITGRTTTDDELEEMLESGKPSIFISDIISDSQITRQALNEIESRHKDIMKLESSIRELHEMFMDMAMFVETQGEMVNNIERNVMNAADYVEHAKEETKKAIKYQSKARRSHH
- the LOC130870913 gene encoding syntaxin-2-like isoform X3, translating into MTEYNEAQILFREQSKGRIQRQLEITGRTTTDDELEEMLESGKPSIFISDIISDSQITRQALNEIESRHKDIMKLESSIRELHEMFMDMAMFVETQTRSPPGQDPG